In Mastomys coucha isolate ucsf_1 unplaced genomic scaffold, UCSF_Mcou_1 pScaffold5, whole genome shotgun sequence, one genomic interval encodes:
- the LOC116077823 gene encoding zinc finger protein 431-like isoform X2 — MLETYRNLIAIGYNWEDHNVEVYCENSGRHRRHLQRDESINTGEKTYECIQCDGAIARNNHHQFRKSMHTGSFISYTGLQKHRRTHTGEKVYDGNQYGKAFECHSNPQKHKRTHTGEKPYECNHCGKAFARYCDLQLHNRTHTGEKPYECDQCGKPFASHSDLQRHKRTHTGEKPYECNQCGKAFAQHNTLQGHKRTHTGEKPYECNQCGKAFAHHNSLQSHKRTHTGEKPYECNHCSKAFAQANNLQRHKRTHTGEKPYECNQCGKAFAQHTTLQNHKRTHIGEKPYECDQCGKAFAHHNSLQSHKRTHTEEKPYECNQCGKAFAQHSYKHIKEHNTG, encoded by the exons atgctggagacctaTAGGAACCTCATTGCAATAG GCTATAACTGGGAAGATCACAATGTTGAAGTATATTGTGAAAATTCTGGAAGACATAGAAG GCATCTTCAAAGGGATGAATCAATTAATACTGGAGAGAAAACCTATGAATGTATTCAATGTGATGGAGCTATTGCAAGGAATAATCACCATCAGTTTCGTAAAAGCATGCATACTGGATCCTTTATTTCTTATACTGGTCTTCAAAAACATAGAAGaacacacactggagaaaaagTCTATGACGGTAATCAATATGGTAAAGCCTTTGAATGCCACAGTAATCCTCAAAAGCATAAAAGGAcgcatactggagagaaaccctatgaatgtaaccactgtggcaaagcctttgcacGTTACTGCGATCTTCAACTCCATAacagaacacatactggagaaaaaccctatGAATGTGACCAATGTGGCAAACCCTTTGCAAGTCACAGTGATCTTCAacgtcataaaagaacacatactggagagaaaccctatgaatgtaatcagtgtggcaaagcctttgcacAACACAACACTCTTCAaggtcataaaagaacacatactggagagaaaccctatgaatgtaaccaatgtggcaaagcctttgcacACCACAACAGTCTTcaaagtcataaaagaacacatactggagagaaaccctatgaatgtaaccaCTGTAGCAAAGCCTTTGCACAAGCTAATAATCTTCAAcgacataaaagaacacatacaggagagaaaccctatgaatgtaaccaatgtggcaaagcctttgcacAGCATACCACCcttcaaaatcataaaagaacacatattggagagaaaccctatgaatgtgaccaatgtggcaaagcctttgcacATCACAATAGTCTTCAAagccataaaagaacacatactgaagagaaaccctatgagtgtaaccaatgtggtaaagcctttgcacaacATAGctacaaacacataaaagaacacaATACTGGATAG
- the LOC116077823 gene encoding zinc finger protein 431-like isoform X1 has translation MVRILSLPTKNTVTYDDVVVNFTQEEWTLLDPFQKSLYKDVMLETYRNLIAIGYNWEDHNVEVYCENSGRHRRHLQRDESINTGEKTYECIQCDGAIARNNHHQFRKSMHTGSFISYTGLQKHRRTHTGEKVYDGNQYGKAFECHSNPQKHKRTHTGEKPYECNHCGKAFARYCDLQLHNRTHTGEKPYECDQCGKPFASHSDLQRHKRTHTGEKPYECNQCGKAFAQHNTLQGHKRTHTGEKPYECNQCGKAFAHHNSLQSHKRTHTGEKPYECNHCSKAFAQANNLQRHKRTHTGEKPYECNQCGKAFAQHTTLQNHKRTHIGEKPYECDQCGKAFAHHNSLQSHKRTHTEEKPYECNQCGKAFAQHSYKHIKEHNTG, from the exons AACACAGTGACATATGATGATGTAGTGGTGAACTTTACTCAGGAAGAATGGACTTTGCTAGATCCTTTCCAGAAGAGtctctacaaagatgtgatgctggagacctaTAGGAACCTCATTGCAATAG GCTATAACTGGGAAGATCACAATGTTGAAGTATATTGTGAAAATTCTGGAAGACATAGAAG GCATCTTCAAAGGGATGAATCAATTAATACTGGAGAGAAAACCTATGAATGTATTCAATGTGATGGAGCTATTGCAAGGAATAATCACCATCAGTTTCGTAAAAGCATGCATACTGGATCCTTTATTTCTTATACTGGTCTTCAAAAACATAGAAGaacacacactggagaaaaagTCTATGACGGTAATCAATATGGTAAAGCCTTTGAATGCCACAGTAATCCTCAAAAGCATAAAAGGAcgcatactggagagaaaccctatgaatgtaaccactgtggcaaagcctttgcacGTTACTGCGATCTTCAACTCCATAacagaacacatactggagaaaaaccctatGAATGTGACCAATGTGGCAAACCCTTTGCAAGTCACAGTGATCTTCAacgtcataaaagaacacatactggagagaaaccctatgaatgtaatcagtgtggcaaagcctttgcacAACACAACACTCTTCAaggtcataaaagaacacatactggagagaaaccctatgaatgtaaccaatgtggcaaagcctttgcacACCACAACAGTCTTcaaagtcataaaagaacacatactggagagaaaccctatgaatgtaaccaCTGTAGCAAAGCCTTTGCACAAGCTAATAATCTTCAAcgacataaaagaacacatacaggagagaaaccctatgaatgtaaccaatgtggcaaagcctttgcacAGCATACCACCcttcaaaatcataaaagaacacatattggagagaaaccctatgaatgtgaccaatgtggcaaagcctttgcacATCACAATAGTCTTCAAagccataaaagaacacatactgaagagaaaccctatgagtgtaaccaatgtggtaaagcctttgcacaacATAGctacaaacacataaaagaacacaATACTGGATAG